In Devosia sp. XK-2, one DNA window encodes the following:
- a CDS encoding NADH-quinone oxidoreductase subunit A, translating to MTELLSNYLPIVIFIALSALIGGALLVAPFLVAVKRPDPEKVSAFEAGFDAFSDARMKVDVRFYLVAILFIIFDLEVAFLFPWAVAFRDVGWFGFWSMMIFLGVLTIGFIYEWRKGALEWD from the coding sequence ATGACTGAATTGCTCAGCAATTACCTGCCCATCGTCATCTTTATTGCGCTGTCCGCCCTGATTGGCGGGGCGCTTCTGGTGGCGCCCTTCCTGGTGGCGGTGAAGCGCCCCGATCCTGAAAAGGTCTCCGCCTTCGAGGCCGGCTTTGATGCCTTCAGCGATGCTCGCATGAAGGTGGATGTCCGCTTCTACCTGGTGGCGATTCTCTTCATCATTTTCGATCTGGAAGTGGCCTTCCTCTTCCCCTGGGCTGTGGCGTTCAGGGATGTGGGTTGGTTCGGCTTCTGGTCCATGATGATTTTCCTGGGCGTGCTGACCATCGGCTTTATTTATGAATGGCGTAAGGGAGCTCTGGAATGGGATTGA
- a CDS encoding NADH-quinone oxidoreductase subunit B, whose amino-acid sequence MGLSPSSSTLVTPRPTGAIDPATGKPVGADDPFFAGVNNELADKGFLVTTVSQLITWARTGSLMWMQTGLACCAVEMMQMSMPRYDIERFGTAPRASPRQSDVLIVAGTLTNKMAPALRKVYDQMPEPRYVISMGSCANGGGYYHYSYSVVRGCDRVLPVDVYVPGCPPTAEALLYGILLLQKKIRRDGTIER is encoded by the coding sequence ATGGGATTGAGCCCGTCCAGTTCGACACTGGTTACCCCGCGTCCCACGGGCGCTATCGATCCGGCAACCGGCAAGCCTGTTGGCGCTGACGATCCGTTTTTCGCAGGCGTGAACAACGAGTTGGCCGATAAGGGCTTTCTCGTGACCACTGTGTCGCAGCTCATCACCTGGGCACGTACCGGCTCGCTGATGTGGATGCAGACGGGTCTCGCCTGCTGCGCTGTGGAAATGATGCAGATGTCCATGCCGCGCTATGACATCGAGCGTTTCGGCACGGCGCCGCGCGCTTCGCCGCGTCAATCCGACGTGCTGATCGTGGCCGGTACCTTGACCAACAAGATGGCGCCCGCCTTGCGCAAGGTCTACGACCAGATGCCCGAGCCGCGCTATGTCATTTCGATGGGTAGCTGCGCCAATGGCGGCGGCTATTACCACTATTCCTATTCCGTCGTGCGCGGTTGCGATCGGGTTCTGCCGGTGGACGTCTACGTCCCGGGCTGCCCGCCGACGGCCGAGGCGCTTCTTTATGGCATCCTGTTGCTGCAAAAGAAGATTCGCCGCGACGGCACGATTGAACGATAG
- a CDS encoding NADH-quinone oxidoreductase subunit C: protein MDETVVEPIAIDPLVTLGEHVAASLGDAVLGFEVAFGDLTVTVVRDSIVSVATFLRDDPKCRFISFVDVCGADYPSREFRFDVVYHFLSPHLNQRIRIKLEADDVTPVPSICDVFPGANWFERETYDLYGVLFSGHPDLRRILTDYGFDGHPLRKDFPLTGFVEVRYDEERKRVVYEPVTLAQEFRTFDYLSPWEGTDYVLPGDEKAKN, encoded by the coding sequence ATGGACGAAACTGTTGTCGAGCCGATTGCAATCGACCCGCTCGTAACGCTTGGCGAGCATGTCGCGGCGTCCCTGGGCGATGCAGTCCTGGGTTTTGAGGTGGCCTTTGGCGACCTGACCGTAACCGTGGTCCGCGATTCGATCGTTTCTGTGGCGACCTTCCTGCGCGACGATCCGAAATGCCGGTTCATCAGCTTCGTGGACGTCTGCGGTGCCGACTATCCGTCTCGCGAATTCCGCTTTGACGTGGTCTATCACTTCCTCAGCCCACATCTGAACCAGCGTATCCGCATCAAGCTCGAAGCCGACGATGTCACCCCCGTTCCGTCCATTTGCGACGTTTTTCCGGGTGCCAACTGGTTCGAGCGCGAAACCTACGATCTTTATGGCGTGCTGTTCTCGGGCCATCCGGACCTGCGCCGCATTCTCACCGATTACGGCTTTGACGGTCACCCGCTGCGCAAGGACTTCCCGCTGACCGGCTTTGTTGAAGTTCGCTACGACGAAGAACGTAAGCGCGTGGTCTATGAGCCTGTGACCCTGGCCCAGGAATTCCGCACGTTCGATTACCTGTCGCCCTGGGAAGGCACGGATTATGTGCTGCCCGGCGACGAGAAGGCGAAGAACTGA
- a CDS encoding NADH-quinone oxidoreductase subunit D, with protein sequence MSEVDVRNFTLNFGPVHPSAHGVLRMILELDGELVERVDPHVGLLHRGTEKLIEHKTYLQAVPYFDRLDYVAPMNQEHAFALAVERMLDIEVPRRGQLIRVLYAEIGRLLAHLMNVTTQAMDIGALTPPLWGFEQREKLMVFYERASGARMHAAYFRPGGVHQDLPQALIDDIGVFCEEFPKALKDIDTLLTANRIFKQRNVDIGVVPLEEAWGRGFSGVMVRASGAAWDLRKAQPYDAYAEMEFDIPVGSNGDCYDRYLVRMEEMRQANEIMRQCVAKLNAPDGKGPVASTDGKVVPPKRGEMKQSMEALIHHFKLYTEGYKVPAGEIYAAVEAPKGEFGVYLVSDGTNKPYRCHIRAPGFAHLSAMDYLCRKHMLADVTAILGSIDIVFGEVDR encoded by the coding sequence ATGTCCGAAGTTGATGTAAGAAACTTCACGCTCAATTTTGGCCCTGTCCATCCCTCGGCCCACGGTGTGCTGCGCATGATTCTCGAGCTCGATGGCGAGCTCGTTGAGCGCGTTGACCCGCATGTGGGCCTGCTGCATCGCGGCACTGAAAAGCTCATCGAGCACAAGACCTATCTACAGGCCGTGCCCTATTTCGACCGCCTCGACTATGTGGCGCCGATGAACCAGGAGCACGCCTTTGCTCTGGCCGTCGAGCGCATGCTGGACATCGAAGTGCCGCGCCGTGGACAGCTGATCCGCGTGCTCTATGCAGAAATCGGTCGCCTGCTGGCGCATCTCATGAACGTGACTACGCAGGCCATGGACATTGGCGCGCTGACGCCACCGCTCTGGGGGTTTGAGCAGCGCGAAAAGCTCATGGTCTTTTACGAGCGCGCTTCCGGCGCCCGTATGCACGCGGCCTATTTCCGCCCCGGTGGTGTCCATCAGGACCTGCCGCAGGCGCTGATCGACGACATTGGTGTGTTCTGCGAGGAATTCCCCAAGGCGCTCAAGGACATCGACACTCTTCTCACCGCCAACCGCATCTTTAAGCAGCGTAACGTCGATATCGGGGTTGTGCCGCTCGAAGAAGCCTGGGGCCGCGGTTTCTCTGGCGTCATGGTGCGCGCTTCCGGTGCCGCATGGGATCTGCGCAAGGCCCAGCCTTACGACGCCTATGCCGAAATGGAATTCGACATTCCGGTCGGCTCCAATGGCGACTGCTATGATCGTTACCTGGTCCGCATGGAGGAAATGCGCCAGGCCAACGAGATCATGCGCCAATGTGTGGCCAAGCTGAATGCGCCGGACGGAAAGGGCCCCGTGGCCTCGACCGACGGCAAGGTGGTGCCGCCCAAGCGCGGCGAGATGAAGCAGTCCATGGAGGCGCTCATCCACCACTTCAAGCTCTATACCGAAGGCTACAAGGTGCCGGCCGGCGAGATCTACGCCGCGGTCGAAGCGCCCAAGGGCGAGTTCGGCGTGTACCTGGTGTCCGACGGCACCAACAAGCCCTATCGTTGCCATATCCGCGCGCCGGGCTTCGCCCATTTGAGCGCCATGGATTATCTCTGCCGCAAGCACATGCTGGCGGACGTGACCGCGATCCTCGGGTCGATTGATATTGTGTTCGGAGAGGTGGATCGCTGA
- the nuoE gene encoding NADH-quinone oxidoreductase subunit NuoE gives MSTRRLADESVQPASFAFNAENQAWAEKRIALYPAGRQQSAVIPLLMRAQDQDGWVTRATIEKVAEMLDMPYIRVLEVATFYTQFQLAPVGKNAHIQVCGTTPCMLRGAGELIEVCKHKIHPEPHHLNADGTMSWEEVECLGACVNAPMVMIYHDTYEDLTPGRFEEIVDAFAAGKGETISPGPQIDRMTSAAIGGRTTLLEQPTAKREKFVPPPAPEAEAAPAAAPAPAVKAQPDTAAKPKDVAEENAPAVKGTPKKAKVSQAKAETERKSAAAAAKADGSPNNAMREGATGAESKAEAIDGGKAVGKAKASEPGIGGASAGAKKTRPADKAPAANPDEVVPTVEKGGELTPLFERPDGPVDDLKLISGVGPVIERKLNALGITRYDQIAKFKKADIARVDEVLNFKGRIERDDWLKQAKALAKGGVEEYRKVFGKDPR, from the coding sequence ATGTCTACGCGACGCCTTGCAGACGAGTCGGTGCAGCCGGCGAGTTTTGCGTTCAACGCTGAAAACCAGGCCTGGGCCGAAAAGCGCATTGCGCTTTACCCGGCTGGCCGTCAGCAGTCTGCCGTCATCCCGCTGCTCATGCGTGCGCAGGATCAGGATGGCTGGGTTACCCGTGCGACGATCGAGAAAGTCGCCGAAATGCTGGATATGCCCTATATCCGCGTTCTCGAAGTGGCGACCTTCTATACCCAGTTCCAGCTCGCCCCCGTTGGCAAGAACGCCCATATCCAGGTCTGCGGGACCACGCCCTGCATGCTGCGCGGTGCCGGGGAGCTGATCGAGGTCTGCAAGCACAAGATCCATCCCGAGCCGCACCATCTCAATGCCGATGGCACCATGAGCTGGGAAGAGGTCGAGTGCCTGGGTGCCTGCGTGAACGCGCCCATGGTCATGATCTATCACGATACCTACGAAGATCTGACGCCCGGGCGCTTTGAAGAGATCGTCGATGCCTTCGCCGCCGGCAAGGGCGAAACGATCTCGCCGGGCCCGCAGATCGATCGCATGACGTCGGCAGCCATCGGCGGCCGTACCACGCTATTGGAACAGCCTACCGCCAAGCGCGAAAAGTTCGTGCCGCCGCCGGCGCCTGAAGCAGAGGCGGCTCCCGCTGCCGCGCCGGCACCGGCCGTCAAGGCGCAGCCGGACACTGCTGCCAAGCCCAAGGATGTCGCCGAAGAGAATGCTCCGGCCGTCAAGGGAACGCCCAAAAAGGCCAAGGTCAGCCAGGCCAAGGCCGAGACCGAGCGCAAATCTGCCGCCGCCGCGGCCAAGGCGGATGGTTCGCCGAACAATGCCATGCGCGAAGGCGCAACCGGCGCTGAATCCAAGGCCGAAGCTATCGACGGCGGCAAAGCCGTCGGCAAGGCCAAGGCGTCTGAGCCGGGCATCGGCGGTGCCTCGGCAGGCGCCAAGAAAACCAGGCCCGCCGACAAGGCGCCTGCTGCCAACCCCGACGAGGTTGTGCCGACCGTCGAAAAGGGTGGCGAGCTGACCCCGCTCTTTGAGCGGCCCGACGGTCCGGTGGACGATCTTAAGCTTATTTCGGGCGTCGGTCCGGTGATCGAGCGCAAGCTCAATGCCCTGGGGATCACTCGCTACGACCAGATCGCCAAGTTCAAGAAGGCCGACATCGCCCGCGTTGACGAGGTTCTGAACTTCAAGGGTCGTATCGAGCGCGACGACTGGCTCAAGCAGGCCAAGGCTCTGGCCAAGGGTGGCGTCGAGGAATACCGCAAGGTGTTCGGGAAGGACCCGCGCTAA
- the nuoF gene encoding NADH-quinone oxidoreductase subunit NuoF, with amino-acid sequence MLADKDRIFTNLYGHHDWRLEGARERGSWVGTKEFIDSGRDWITNEVKSSGLRGRGGAGFPTGLKWSFMPKQSDGRPHYLLVNADESEPGTCKDREILRHDPHHLIEGCLLACRAMDAHLAFIYVRGEFIRERQRLEEAVQEAYDAKLIGKDNVHGWDLDIIVHHGAGAYICGEETALMESLEGKKGQPRLKPPFPAGMGVYGNPTTVNNVESIAVVPEILRRSGAWFSSIGRPNNVGTKLFMVSGHVNKPATFEEALGESFKDIIEKHCGGIRGGWDNLLAVIPGGASCPVVRGEDMMDAVMDFDGMREKKSSFGTGGMIVMDKSTDIIKAIWRISAFFKHESCGQCTPCREGTGWMMRVMERMVQGRAQKREIDMLFEVTKQIEGHTICALGDAAAWPIQGLIRNFRPTIEARIEQYTYSSTSDGAVPSIAAE; translated from the coding sequence ATGCTCGCTGACAAGGATCGCATTTTCACCAATCTCTACGGCCACCACGACTGGCGGCTCGAAGGCGCGCGCGAGCGTGGCTCCTGGGTTGGGACCAAGGAATTCATCGATTCCGGACGCGACTGGATCACCAATGAAGTCAAGTCGTCGGGCCTGCGCGGCCGCGGCGGCGCAGGCTTCCCGACCGGCCTGAAATGGTCGTTCATGCCCAAGCAGTCCGATGGCCGTCCGCATTATCTCCTGGTCAATGCCGACGAATCCGAGCCGGGCACCTGCAAGGACCGCGAGATCCTGCGCCACGATCCGCATCACCTGATCGAGGGCTGCCTTCTGGCTTGCCGCGCCATGGATGCGCACCTGGCCTTCATCTATGTGCGCGGCGAGTTCATCCGTGAACGCCAGCGCCTCGAGGAAGCCGTCCAGGAAGCCTATGACGCCAAGCTGATCGGCAAGGACAATGTCCATGGCTGGGACCTGGACATCATCGTCCATCACGGCGCCGGCGCCTATATCTGCGGCGAAGAAACCGCGCTGATGGAATCGCTTGAAGGCAAGAAGGGCCAGCCGCGTCTCAAGCCGCCATTTCCGGCCGGCATGGGCGTCTATGGCAACCCGACCACTGTCAACAATGTCGAATCCATCGCTGTCGTGCCCGAAATCCTGCGCCGCTCGGGGGCCTGGTTCTCGTCCATCGGCCGGCCGAACAATGTCGGCACCAAGCTGTTCATGGTCTCGGGCCACGTGAACAAGCCGGCCACCTTCGAGGAAGCCCTGGGCGAAAGCTTCAAGGACATCATCGAAAAGCATTGCGGCGGCATTCGCGGCGGCTGGGACAATCTGCTTGCTGTTATTCCTGGCGGCGCATCCTGCCCGGTCGTACGCGGGGAGGACATGATGGACGCCGTCATGGACTTCGACGGCATGCGCGAGAAGAAGTCGAGCTTCGGCACCGGCGGAATGATTGTCATGGACAAGTCCACCGATATCATCAAAGCCATCTGGCGCATCTCGGCCTTCTTCAAGCATGAAAGCTGCGGCCAGTGCACGCCATGCCGCGAAGGCACCGGCTGGATGATGCGCGTCATGGAACGCATGGTGCAGGGTCGCGCCCAGAAACGCGAGATCGACATGCTGTTCGAAGTGACCAAGCAGATCGAAGGGCACACCATCTGCGCCCTCGGCGACGCTGCAGCCTGGCCGATCCAGGGCCTGATCCGCAATTTCCGCCCCACCATCGAGGCGCGGATCGAACAGTATACCTATTCATCCACCAGCGACGGCGCCGTTCCGTCCATCGCGGCGGAGTAA
- the nuoG gene encoding NADH-quinone oxidoreductase subunit NuoG — translation MANIKVDGQLIEVPDHYTLMQAAEAAGAEIPRFCYHERLSVAGNCRMCLVEVKGGPPKPQASCAMSVRDLRPGPNGEPPEMFTNTPMVKKAREGVMEFLLINHPLDCPICDQGGECDLQDQAMAYGVSGSRFAENKRAVEDKYMGPLIKTSMNRCIHCTRCVRFTTEVAGISELGLLGRGEDAEITPYLERALTSELQGNVIDLCPVGALTSKPYEFHARPWELTKTETVDVMDAVGSAIRVDSRGREVMRVLPRVNEAINEEWISDKTRFIWDGLKSQRLDRPYVRKSGKLQAATWDEALAAVAAKVKKAGNKVGAIAGDLAAVEEMYALKGLLTSIGSGMTDVRPAMSGIDPSMPRSAYLFNPTIAGIEQADAILIIGADPRKEAALINARIRKTWRATNLPIAVIGEQADLTYSYEYLGSGFETLADLAAGKGAFAETLKNAKHPLIIVGEGAVSHADLGKQAGRDTIALAAKLATGANVEEGWNGFALLHNAASRVGGLDIGFVPHDGGVCSADQIALAGKGELDVLFLLGADEYDMSAMGKAFVVYIGSHGDKGAHRADVILPGATYTEKSGTYVNTEGRVQVTTRAVFPPGDAKEDWAIIRALSGAIGQALPYNSLAQLRAALYAEIPHLARIDEIAPASVADVKKLAKAAIKTKSAPYASLVTDFYLSNPIARASATMAECAQMAAGLKQAAE, via the coding sequence ATGGCCAATATCAAAGTCGACGGGCAGCTCATCGAAGTCCCCGATCATTACACCCTGATGCAGGCTGCCGAGGCCGCAGGCGCCGAAATTCCGCGCTTCTGCTACCACGAGCGCCTGTCGGTCGCCGGCAATTGCCGCATGTGCCTTGTCGAAGTGAAGGGTGGTCCCCCGAAGCCCCAGGCTTCCTGTGCCATGTCGGTCAGGGATCTGCGTCCCGGCCCTAATGGCGAGCCGCCCGAAATGTTCACCAACACGCCCATGGTCAAGAAGGCCCGTGAAGGCGTGATGGAATTCCTGCTGATCAACCACCCGCTCGATTGCCCGATCTGCGATCAGGGCGGTGAATGTGACCTGCAGGACCAGGCCATGGCCTATGGCGTTTCCGGCTCGCGCTTTGCGGAAAACAAGCGCGCCGTCGAAGACAAATATATGGGCCCGCTCATCAAGACCTCGATGAACCGCTGCATTCACTGCACGCGTTGCGTCCGTTTCACCACCGAAGTGGCCGGCATTTCCGAGCTCGGCCTTCTGGGCCGTGGCGAAGACGCCGAGATCACCCCGTACCTTGAACGCGCGCTGACCAGCGAGTTGCAGGGCAATGTCATCGACCTCTGCCCGGTCGGTGCCTTGACCTCCAAGCCCTACGAATTCCACGCCCGTCCGTGGGAGTTGACCAAGACCGAAACCGTGGACGTCATGGATGCGGTCGGTTCGGCTATCCGCGTCGATAGCCGTGGCCGCGAAGTCATGCGCGTCCTGCCGCGCGTCAATGAAGCGATCAACGAAGAGTGGATTTCGGACAAGACCCGCTTCATCTGGGATGGCCTCAAGAGCCAGCGGCTGGACCGCCCCTATGTGCGCAAGTCCGGCAAGCTCCAAGCCGCCACCTGGGACGAGGCGCTTGCCGCCGTCGCCGCCAAGGTCAAGAAGGCCGGCAACAAGGTCGGCGCTATTGCTGGTGATCTCGCCGCCGTCGAGGAAATGTACGCCCTCAAGGGTCTGCTCACCTCGATCGGCTCGGGCATGACGGACGTCCGCCCGGCCATGTCTGGCATCGATCCCTCCATGCCGCGCTCGGCCTATCTGTTCAACCCGACCATTGCCGGGATCGAGCAGGCCGATGCCATCCTCATCATCGGCGCCGACCCGCGCAAGGAAGCCGCGCTGATAAATGCGCGCATCCGCAAGACCTGGCGCGCCACCAACCTGCCCATCGCCGTCATCGGCGAGCAGGCGGACCTGACCTATTCTTACGAATATCTCGGCTCCGGCTTCGAAACGCTGGCCGATCTTGCTGCCGGCAAGGGCGCCTTTGCCGAAACCCTGAAGAACGCCAAGCACCCGCTGATCATCGTGGGCGAAGGGGCCGTCTCGCATGCCGATCTCGGCAAGCAGGCCGGCCGCGACACCATCGCGCTTGCCGCCAAGCTGGCCACCGGCGCCAATGTCGAAGAAGGCTGGAACGGCTTTGCGCTGCTGCACAACGCGGCTAGCCGCGTCGGCGGTCTCGATATCGGCTTCGTGCCGCATGACGGTGGCGTCTGCTCGGCCGATCAGATTGCCCTCGCCGGCAAGGGTGAGCTCGACGTGCTCTTCCTGCTGGGTGCCGACGAATATGACATGTCGGCCATGGGCAAGGCCTTCGTGGTCTATATCGGCAGCCACGGCGACAAGGGCGCGCATCGCGCCGACGTCATCCTGCCCGGCGCCACCTATACGGAAAAGTCGGGCACCTATGTGAACACCGAGGGTCGCGTTCAGGTCACCACCCGCGCCGTGTTCCCGCCGGGCGATGCCAAGGAAGACTGGGCCATCATCCGTGCACTGTCGGGCGCCATCGGTCAGGCTCTGCCATATAACTCGCTGGCCCAGTTGCGCGCCGCCCTCTATGCGGAAATCCCACATCTGGCCCGCATTGACGAGATTGCCCCCGCTTCGGTGGCCGATGTCAAAAAGCTCGCCAAGGCCGCCATCAAGACCAAGTCGGCGCCTTATGCGTCGCTGGTGACCGATTTCTATCTCAGCAATCCGATCGCTCGCGCCTCGGCCACCATGGCCGAATGCGCGCAGATGGCCGCGGGCCTCAAGCAGGCGGCGGAGTAG
- the nuoH gene encoding NADH-quinone oxidoreductase subunit NuoH: MDFILAALDYLLGIPVFGWGTQIGFVYKALALLVGLLIFTAFILLGDRKVWAAVQMRRGPNVVGPFGLLQSFADLLKFVFKEAVIPAGADKVLFLAAPLITATLALAGWAVVPVDNGWAMANINIGILYLLGISSLGVYGVIIGGWASNSKYPFLGALRSAAQMVSYEVSIGLVIITVLLCVGSLNLNDIVVAQSEMGLARALGVPWLSFLNWFWLPLFPMFVVFYISALAETNRPPFDMVEGESELVAGFMTEYSATPYLLFMLGEYIAILLMCAMTTILFLGGWAAPIDLPPFTWIPGLIWFFIKVTLVFFMFAMAKAIVPRYRYDQLMRIGWKLFLPLSLLMVVIVAFVLQLTGWGWHGGIA, translated from the coding sequence ATGGACTTTATACTCGCTGCCCTCGATTACCTTCTGGGTATTCCCGTCTTTGGCTGGGGTACGCAGATAGGTTTTGTCTACAAGGCCTTGGCGCTGCTCGTGGGCCTGTTGATCTTCACCGCCTTCATCCTGCTGGGCGACCGCAAGGTCTGGGCTGCCGTGCAGATGCGCCGCGGTCCAAACGTGGTCGGCCCCTTTGGTCTGCTGCAATCCTTCGCCGACCTCCTCAAATTCGTTTTCAAGGAAGCGGTGATTCCGGCCGGCGCTGACAAAGTGCTGTTCCTGGCCGCTCCCCTGATCACGGCGACGCTGGCGCTTGCCGGTTGGGCGGTCGTGCCGGTGGACAATGGCTGGGCCATGGCCAATATCAACATTGGCATTCTCTACCTGCTCGGCATTTCCTCGCTTGGTGTCTATGGCGTCATCATTGGCGGCTGGGCTTCCAATTCGAAATACCCCTTCCTCGGCGCGTTGCGCTCCGCCGCGCAGATGGTTTCCTACGAAGTCTCCATCGGCCTCGTCATCATCACCGTGCTGCTTTGCGTCGGGTCGTTGAACCTCAATGACATCGTCGTCGCCCAGTCCGAAATGGGCCTGGCCCGTGCCTTAGGCGTGCCGTGGCTGTCATTCCTCAACTGGTTCTGGCTGCCACTCTTCCCCATGTTCGTGGTGTTCTACATTTCGGCCCTGGCCGAAACCAACCGTCCGCCTTTCGACATGGTGGAAGGTGAATCCGAACTGGTGGCAGGCTTCATGACCGAATATTCGGCCACACCCTACCTGCTGTTCATGCTGGGCGAATATATCGCCATCCTGCTCATGTGCGCCATGACCACCATCCTGTTCCTGGGTGGCTGGGCCGCGCCTATCGATCTGCCCCCCTTCACCTGGATTCCCGGGCTGATCTGGTTCTTTATCAAGGTAACGCTCGTTTTCTTCATGTTCGCCATGGCAAAGGCCATCGTGCCCCGCTATCGCTACGATCAGCTCATGCGGATCGGCTGGAAACTGTTCCTGCCGCTCTCGCTGCTCATGGTCGTGATCGTCGCTTTCGTTCTCCAGCTCACCGGCTGGGGCTGGCACGGGGGTATTGCCTGA
- the nuoI gene encoding NADH-quinone oxidoreductase subunit NuoI codes for MRAGQLVNKLLLTEFVSAFFLAMRYFFGPKPTINYPFEKGPVSPRFRGEHALRRYPNGEERCIACKLCEAICPAQAITIEAGPRQNDGTRRTVRYDIDMVKCIYCGFCQEACPVDAIVEGPNFEFATETREELYFSKEKLLSNGDRWEREIAANLAADAPYR; via the coding sequence ATGCGCGCCGGACAACTCGTCAACAAGCTGCTGCTGACCGAATTCGTATCGGCCTTCTTCCTGGCCATGCGCTACTTTTTCGGGCCCAAGCCGACTATCAACTATCCCTTCGAAAAAGGCCCGGTCTCGCCGCGTTTCCGCGGCGAGCACGCGCTGCGCCGCTATCCCAATGGTGAAGAACGCTGCATTGCCTGCAAGCTGTGCGAGGCCATTTGCCCGGCCCAGGCCATCACCATCGAAGCCGGTCCGCGCCAGAATGACGGCACCCGTCGCACCGTGCGCTACGACATCGATATGGTGAAATGCATCTATTGCGGTTTCTGCCAGGAAGCCTGCCCGGTCGATGCCATCGTCGAAGGTCCGAACTTCGAATTCGCAACTGAAACGCGTGAGGAACTCTATTTCTCGAAAGAGAAGCTCCTCAGCAATGGCGACCGGTGGGAGCGTGAAATCGCTGCCAATCTGGCTGCCGACGCGCCTTATCGCTGA
- a CDS encoding NADH-quinone oxidoreductase subunit J — MTLPLFFFYVFAAITVASAFMVISARNPVHAVLFLILAFVNAAGLFMLAGAEFLALLLIVVYVGAVAVLFLFVVMMLDVDFAELKSGLLAYAPIGMVVGGILFLELLLVAGSFVIAPDVVGAGGLPIDATVDNTRALGQVLYTRYVFLFQGAAAVLLVAMIGAIVLTLRHRTGIKRQSTASQLGRKPSETVRNVKVKSGQGL, encoded by the coding sequence ATGACCCTTCCGCTGTTCTTCTTCTACGTCTTTGCCGCCATCACCGTGGCGTCGGCCTTCATGGTCATTTCCGCACGCAATCCCGTGCATGCGGTGCTGTTCCTGATCCTGGCCTTCGTCAATGCGGCAGGCCTGTTCATGCTGGCCGGAGCCGAGTTCCTGGCCCTGCTGCTCATCGTGGTCTATGTCGGTGCCGTGGCAGTGCTGTTCCTCTTCGTCGTGATGATGCTCGATGTGGACTTTGCCGAACTCAAATCCGGTCTTCTGGCCTATGCGCCCATCGGCATGGTTGTCGGTGGCATTCTGTTTCTCGAGCTTTTGCTGGTTGCCGGCAGTTTCGTTATAGCGCCTGACGTGGTTGGGGCTGGCGGCCTGCCCATCGATGCGACCGTCGATAATACGCGGGCGCTCGGCCAGGTGCTTTACACGCGCTATGTCTTCCTGTTCCAGGGAGCCGCCGCCGTGCTGCTGGTTGCCATGATTGGCGCCATCGTGCTCACGCTGCGCCACCGGACAGGCATCAAGCGGCAAAGCACGGCATCCCAGTTGGGGCGCAAGCCCAGCGAAACGGTGCGGAACGTCAAGGTCAAAAGCGGTCAGGGGCTATAG
- the nuoK gene encoding NADH-quinone oxidoreductase subunit NuoK — protein sequence MEIGLGHYLTVAAILFTLGVFGIFINRKNIIVILMSVELILLAVNLNFVAFSAHLNDLQGQVFALMILTVAAAEAAIGLAILVIFYRNRGSIAVEDVNMMKG from the coding sequence CTGGAAATCGGGCTCGGTCATTACCTGACCGTAGCAGCAATCCTGTTCACGCTCGGCGTGTTCGGCATCTTCATCAACCGCAAGAACATCATCGTCATCCTGATGTCGGTGGAACTGATCCTGCTCGCGGTGAATCTCAACTTCGTGGCCTTCAGCGCACATCTTAATGACCTGCAGGGTCAGGTCTTTGCGCTGATGATCCTCACCGTGGCCGCCGCCGAGGCCGCTATCGGTCTGGCCATCCTCGTTATTTTCTACCGCAACCGTGGCTCCATCGCGGTTGAAGACGTCAATATGATGAAGGGCTAA